In Plasmodium vinckei vinckei genome assembly, chromosome: PVVCY_13, a single genomic region encodes these proteins:
- a CDS encoding serine/threonine protein phosphatase UIS2, putative yields MNISNFFLIFLPLVLFKYSANNELINYNVILKYDVKDLFNRVMQEQNEDIEDDSDEDDEYPNYLKRRGTNEFDKVKYKYGDYVRFSIFKSKNIYTHLFNELLVFLGSQYGTEEEIVVHVKLIDILSLLFTHYRDNLSKFSHILNSFQDRSKLMNSVEGEFMNEFINERDNYIYEIKKAYNSSDNKDGEWIETVVNKKNMLYDKFLKEWKNDGSRFYSIHNKKKAYIPKKVFQNKQNYIPDFENMEHVDLVCKPISDSDTDENDTKELNTNDQNENSDSSNKTDESNVCKSESKYAKKTKSNKQIKKGKPGVIYKMRNDFFLSDASLNVISLISFITSNEDNKVVKKLYTGLKKLGITTFDNLVRYTNIIGIFFSYDIFDELYLQIKLVKEYFGLVNKNEDELSIVSKAQNLSKIKVYGKYNMTDDEMFVPPNCLSAYCKLRSVWMQNRDFNFEIEKDDSNSINFMMLGDIGRGIKKENTYDEEQMLKLIGFNELKSTSNAMKDWHKTNNADFVINLGDNVPDLEELDYLKNFEWHKIIRDLFTFKKKSEDEPEDDSYLYPDTNDSMYELSKEIEKQMNNTNPEKTNKQDNASTTPLNNGTGKNENNSNSENNNGFSEHINDNTKNHNINKNKTTKKEGENDSIPFFSIFGEKDYFYFPSEQIQEHYTKRIPGYFFPNNYYRINYDFVYNNKEKNGVQEKFRASFIFIDTWSLMIGFPIIRNYRSFREQYNWINKVLLESAKESDWIFVVGHHPFISSGRRSDNYSFEELSFHNILRNFFFYYNIDGYFSSHDNLMEYIKFGPLDLFINGSSSRVLFDKSTMMGRGYFGKMIGSIYPVACYLLTTIHSDLRPKGCDISKYSKWSNKFDIGFSTHKLSKDEFVTEFINSRTGNPVSHKIVIKNKKHKRRHFYDLDGYVENGIKQFEKQIHEFSSNHPNFIKYKIDEFKENDKKLNIIMNNLKSQKEKDAFKSLMFLNNLIFGISNHLSNISFEQLKLMCYLANKYHTLFNKKLITFLVEELKNAIQNMGENAVNKIINKNENVQPNDQKSEGMQITALIETLGYKPDEFLEKYDAMTQEEKDALKEKLGNDVSLDDYINRVKMYSHKKKLSAEELQEFEENGENIQIAEAPDESKEDGNTDSQTGDNIDQENKDKIDDIINAPKEVHKNNKALVEKEKNLNEHEYSLLLLSSLKSYDEMKYSLNILSKKEIIKADAHPYGLYYIEKHKTFFQVSLELCPDIKRIIANLGQVGTKLAFYDYINNLYNKIMDLKNSLDKIAIF; encoded by the coding sequence ATGAATAtctcaaatttttttttaatattccTCCCCCTTGTACTATTTAAGTATTCTgcaaataatgaattaattaattataatgtgattttaaaatatgatgtAAAAGATTTATTTAACAGAGTAATGCAGgaacaaaatgaagataTTGAAGATGATAGTGATGAAGATGATGAATATCCCaactatttaaaaagaCGAGGAACCAATGAATTTGATAAAgtgaaatataaatatggagATTATGTGCGTTTCTCCATTTTTAagagtaaaaatatatatacacaccTTTTTAATGAGCTATTAGTATTTTTAGGCTCTCAATATGGTACAGAAGAAGAAATAGTGGTTCATGTAAAATTAATCGAtatattatctttattGTTTACCCATTATCGGGACAATTTAAGTAAATTTAGTCACATATTAAATAGTTTTCAAGATAGAAGCAAATTAATGAATTCAGTGGAAGGTGAATTTATGAATGAGTTTATAAATGAAAGAGATAATTATATctatgaaattaaaaaggcATACAATAGTAGCGACAATAAAGATGGCGAATGGATCGAAACCgttgtaaataaaaaaaatatgttatatgataaatttttaaaagaatgGAAAAACGATGGATCTCGCTTTTACAGCATtcataacaaaaaaaaagcgtATATACCAAAAAAagtttttcaaaataaacaaaattatattcccgattttgaaaatatggaaCATGTAGATTTAGTATGTAAGCCAATAAGTGATTCAGATActgatgaaaatgatactAAAGAGCTAAACACAAATGaccaaaatgaaaattcgGATAGTTCTAATAAAACAGACGAAAGTAATGTATGCAAATCCGAAAGTAAATATGctaaaaaaacgaaaagtaataaacaaattaaaaaaggaaaaccTGGAGTTATCTATAAAATGAgaaatgatttttttttaagtgaTGCTTCATTAAATGTAATATCTTTAATTAGTTTCATAACATCAAATGAAGATAATAAAgttgttaaaaaattgtatactggtttaaaaaaattaggaATAACAACATTTGATAATCTTGTTagatatacaaatattataggtatatttttttcttatgaTATTTTTGATGAGTTGTATttacaaattaaattagttaaagaatattttgGGCTTGTCAATAAAAACGAAGATGAGCTTTCTATTGTTTCAAAAGCACAAAATTTGtctaaaataaaagtatatggaaaatataatatgacTGATGATGAAATGTTTGTCCCACCAAATTGCTTAAGTGCTTATTGCAAATTAAGGTCCGTATGGATGCAAAATCGagattttaattttgaaattgaaaaagatGATTCGAAttctataaattttatgatgTTAGGAGATATTGGCCGTGggattaaaaaagaaaataccTATGATGAAGAACAAATGTTAAAATTGATAGGTTTTAATGAGCTAAAAAGTACTTCTAATGCTATGAAAGATTGGCATAAAACAAACAATGCTGATTTTGTAATTAACTTAGGAGATAATGTGCCAGATTTAGAAGAATtggattatttaaaaaattttgaatggcataaaataattagggatttatttacttttaaaaaaaaaagtgaagaTGAACCAGAAGAtgattcatatttatatccaGATACTAATGATAGTATGTATGAACTTTCTAAAGAGAtagaaaaacaaatgaataatacaaatccagagaaaacaaataaacaaGATAATGCATCTACTACTCCATTGAATAATGGTACTGgcaaaaatgaaaacaataGCAATtctgaaaataataacggCTTTAGCGAACACATTAatgataatacaaaaaatcataatattaataaaaataaaactacTAAAAAAGAAGGAGAAAATGATTCAATACCGTTTTTCTCTATATTTGGAGAAAaggattatttttattttcctaGTGAGCAAATACAAGAACATTACACAAAAAGAATTCCAGGTTATTTTTTcccaaataattattatcgTATTAACTAtgattttgtatataataataaagagaaaaatGGAGTTCAAGAGAAATTTAGAgcatcttttatttttattgataCATGGTCATTAATGATTGGATTTCCTATTATAAGAAATTATCGATCTTTCCGTGAGCAATATAATTGGATAAATAAAGTTTTGTTAGAAAGTGCTAAAGAAAGTGATTGGATTTTTGTGGTTGGTCATCATCCATTTATTTCTAGTGGTAGAAGATCAGATAATTATTCATTTGAAGAACTTTCATTTCATAATATCCTAAgaaacttttttttctattataatatagatGGATATTTTAGTTCCCATGATAATTTAatggaatatataaaatttggacctcttgatttatttattaatggTTCATCCTCTAGAGTATTGTTTGATAAATCTACTATGATGGGTAGAGGATATTTTGGAAAAATGATTGGGTCAATTTATCCTGTTGCTTGCTATTTATTGACCACAATACACTCTGACTTAAGGCCTAAAGGTTGTGATATTagtaaatattcaaaatggtcaaataaatttgatatTGGATTTAGTACTCACAAATTAAGCAAAGATGAGTTTGTAACTGAGTTTATAAATTCTCGAACAGGAAATCCAGTTAGCCACAAaatagttataaaaaataaaaaacataaaagaagacatttttatgatttagATGGATATGTAGAAAATGGAATTAAACAATTCGAAAAACAAATCCACGAATTTAGTTCTAATCATcctaattttattaaatataaaattgacgaatttaaagaaaatgataaaaaacttaatataattatgaacaatttaaaaagtcaaaaagaaaaagatgCTTTTAAAAGCcttatgtttttaaataatttaatttttggtATTTCAAATCATCTTTCTAATATTTCATTCGAgcaattaaaattaatgtgCTACCTTGCCAATAAGTATCATacactttttaataaaaaacttaTCACCTTTTTAGtagaagaattaaaaaacgCAATACAAAACATGGGCGAAAATGCAGTAAATAagataattaataaaaatgaaaatgttcAGCCAAATGATCAAAAATCGGAAGGAATGCAAATTACGGCATTGATAGAAACATTAGGATATAAACCAGACGAATTCttggaaaaatatgatgCAATGACACaagaagaaaaagatgCATTGAAAGAAAAGCTTGGAAATGATGTATCACTCGATGATTACATAAACAGGGTAAAAATGTATagtcataaaaaaaaattaagtgCAGAAGAATTACAAGAATTTGAAGAAAATGGagaaaatattcaaattgCAGAAGCCCCAGATGAATCAAAAGAAGATGGTAATACAGACAGTCAAACTGGGGACAACATCGATCAGGAAAATAAAGACAAAATAGatgatattataaatgCACCGAAGGAAgtgcataaaaataataaagcatTAGTAGAAAAGGAGAAGAATTTAAATGAACATGAATATTCCTTACTATTGTTAAGTTCTCTTAAAAGTTATGATGAAATGAAATATTccttaaatattttgtcaaaaaaagaaattattaaaGCTGATGCTCATCCATAtggtttatattatatagaaaaacataaaacattttttcaaGTATCCTTAGAATTGTGTCCCGACattaaaagaataataGCAAACTTAGGACAAGTCGGAACGAAACTAGCTTTCTAcgattatattaataatttgtataataaGATAATGGATTTGAAAAATTCCCTTGATAAAATTGCTATATTTTAA
- a CDS encoding ATP synthase (C/AC39) subunit, putative, whose product MELCFYNSKNGYLEAFLRGLRGSFLTPDEYKKLTEVDTLDDFKSVLEDTDYGSFMMDEPSPIAVTTIAQKCKEKMAHEFNYIRAQAEEPLRTFLDYIAKEKMIDNVISLIQGTLNKKPPEELLSRVDPLGSFPQMKAITSMDVQNSHDDVLKILLIDTPIGSYFDKYISANSSNEKNNMSTILNEMDIEILRNTLKKAWLEDFYDFIKKLGGKTEEVMGHILKSVADFRVLSVTLNTINSSLSLELQKDRNDMFPCFGYLYPEGTDKIRKCWNNETVQAALENYPVYYNLYEECKQFYIKNENAIEKKFVDHKIKSLEDLLYVKLVKLCETAFDQHCHFGIFYAWVKLKEQEIRNIIWISDMILMNRKDCIDSIIPIFEPHI is encoded by the coding sequence ATGgaattatgtttttataattcaaaaaatggataCTTGGAAGCTTTTTTAAGAGGGTTGCGTGGTAGTTTTTTAACCCCAGATGAATATAAGAAATTAACCGAAGTTGATACTCTTGATGATTTTAAATCGGTTTTAGAAGACACAGATTATGGATCATTTATGATGGATGAGCCTTCCCCAATTGCTGTTACAACTATAGCACAAAAatgtaaagaaaaaatggcACATGagtttaattatataagaGCCCAAGCTGAAGAGCCGTTAAGAACATTCCTAGATTATATtgcaaaagaaaaaatgatagATAATGTTATAAGTTTAATACAAGGgacattaaataaaaaacctCCTGAAGAGTTATTGTCACGTGTTGACCCATTGGGATCTTTTCCACAAATGAAAGCTATCACTTCGATGGATGTTCAAAACTCTCATGAtgatgttttaaaaattttattgattGATACACCCATAGGTAGctattttgataaatatatatcagcCAATTCgtcaaatgaaaaaaacaatatgtCAACAATACTTAATGAAATGGATATTGAAATTTTAAGGAATACATTAAAAAAGGCATGGTTAGAAgatttttatgattttattaaaaaattaggaGGTAAAACAGAAGAAGTTATGggacatattttaaaaagtgtAGCAGATTTTAGAGTGTTGTCTGTTACATTAAACACAATAAATTCGAGTTTAAGTCTTGAATTACAAAAAGATAGAAATGATATGTTTCCATGTTTTGGGTATTTATATCCTGAAGGAACAGataaaattagaaaatgCTGGAATAATGAAACTGTTCAAGCCGCTTTAGAAAATTATCCTGTATATTATAACTTATATGAAGAATGCAAACAAttctatattaaaaatgagaaTGCTATTGAAAAGAAATTTGTCgatcataaaataaaatcttTAGAAGATTTGTTGTATGTGAAACTTGTCAAATTATGTGAAACTGCTTTTGATCAACATTGCCATTTTGgaatattttatgcatgggtaaaattaaaagaacaAGAAATTAGAAATATCATTTGGATCTCAGATATGATTTTAATGAATAGAAAAGATTGCATTGACAGCATCATTCCTATATTCGAGCCacatatatag
- a CDS encoding ATP-dependent zinc metalloprotease FTSH, putative — translation MLLLRNIVVLDLKRSNFLYIKNIPNVNKLLNSKRYFSVLNTERLDRLKREIRYKPNDNFLILQFYKEANLHNPNEVIKHYENSSYAKNESTTKEYIKALVYTNKLKYTNLNNIKYDSESNFYRRSMEDGTNNISGINNERSNIYETHNINIDPNYSNMSHSGHTNNYNDKKNGIHSEVFSLQIDPKIPLKVSLINANKKGLWGVLKSTIGFLILVAAASVYLEGVSQNVQKGIGVSNKKVVPVENVKVTLADVKGCDEVKQELQEIIDYLKNSDKFTKIGAKLPKGILLSGEPGTGKTLIARAIAGEANVPFIQASGSEFEEMFVGVGARRIRELFQTAKKHAPCIVFIDEIDAVGSKRSNRDNSAVRMTLNQLLVELDGFEQNEGIVVICATNFPQSLDKALVRPGRLDKTIVVPLPDINGRYEILRMYSNKILLSRDVDLNVLARRTVGMTGADLKNILNIAAIKCSVEGKKSVDMNSIEQAFDRVVVGLQRKSPLSDEEKNITAYHEGGHTLVNFYTEGSDPVHKATIMPRGMSLGVTWKIPVTDKYSQKIKDIQSEIDVLMGGMVSEEIIFGKNNVTTGCSSDLQRATHIAQSLVMNYGVGINEENISMFLQDKKNISEDMKIKIDKSIQRILLDSYNRAKKVLSQHTDELHRVASALVEFETLSNEEIKLAMQGKNDQIRKNRELKQKEYNLKDNRVS, via the coding sequence atgttactCCTACGTAATATTGTTGTATTAGATTTGAAAAGGAgtaattttctatatataaaaaatattccaaatgtaaacaaattattaaatagcAAAAGATACTTTAGTGTACTAAATACAGAAAGGCTAGATAGACTGAAAAGAGAAATTCGTTATAAGCctaatgataattttttaatattacaattttataaagaAGCAAATTTACATAATCCTAATGAAGTTATAAAACATTATGAAAACAGTAGTTACGctaaaaatgaaagtacaacaaaagaatatataaaagcaTTAGTTTATACTAATAAACTAAAATATACCAATCTgaataacataaaatatgatagtgaatctaatttttatagaaGATCTATGGAGGATGGAACTAATAACATAAGCGGGATAAACAATGAACgctcaaatatatatgaaacacataatataaatatagaccCTAATTATAGTAATATGTCTCATTCAGGGcatacaaataattataatgataaaaaaaatggtattCATTCCGAAGTGTTTAGTTTACAAATCGACCCCAAAATACCTTTGAAGGTATCCTTAATaaatgcaaataaaaaaggctTATGGGGGGTACTTAAATCGACTATTgggtttttaattttagtTGCAGCAGCAAGCGTATATTTAGAAGGGGTATCACAAAATGTTCAAAAGGGTATAGGTGtgtcaaataaaaaagtcgTTCCAGTAGAGAATGTAAAGGTAACTTTAGCAGATGTAAAAGGATGTGATGAAGTAAAACAAGAACTTCAAGAAATAATcgattatttaaaaaattcagaTAAATTTACTAAAATAGGTGCAAAATTGCCCAAaggtatattattatcaggAGAACCTGGAACAGGAAAAACATTAATTGCTAGGGCTATTGCAGGGGAAGCAAATGTGCCTTTTATCCAAGCATCTGGTTCAGAATTTGAAGAAATGTTTGTTGGTGTAGGTGCAAGAAGAATAAGAGAGCTTTTTCAAACCGCAAAAAAACATGCACCTTGCATTGTTTTTATTGATGAAATAGATGCAGTAGGTTCTAAAAGAAGTAATAGAGATAATAGCGCAGTTAGAATGACACTTAATCAATTATTAGTTGAATTAGATGGTTTTGAACAAAATGAAGGAATTGTCGTAATATGTGCTACCAACTTTCCACAAAGTTTAGATAAAGCACTAGTTAGACCTGGTAGATTAGATAAAACTATTGTAGTACCATTGCCTGATATTAATGGTAGATATGAAATTTTAAGAATGTATAGTAATAAAATCCTCTTATCAAGAGATGTCGATTTAAATGTTTTAGCTAGAAGAACTGTTGGTATGACAGGTGcagatttaaaaaacatattaaatatagcAGCTATTAAATGCTCAGTAGAAGGGAAAAAATCAGTTGATATGAATTCTATTGAACAAGCTTTTGATAGAGTTGTTGTTGGATTACAAAGAAAATCACCATTAAGTGacgaagaaaaaaacataacaGCATATCATGAAGGAGGACATACATTagttaatttttatacagAAGGTTCAGACCCTGTTCATAAAGCTACTATTATGCCAAGAGGTATGTCTTTAGGTGTTACTTGGAAAATACCAGTTACCGATAAATATAgtcaaaaaattaaagacaTTCAAAGTGAAATTGATGTGTTAATGGGGGGTATGGTATCAgaagaaattatttttggaaaaaataatgtaacaACAGGATGCTCAAGTGATTTACAAAGAGCTACACATATTGCTCAATCACTTGTGATGAATTATGGAGTCGGTATAAacgaagaaaatatatctatGTTTTTacaagataaaaaaaatattagtgaagatatgaaaattaaaatagaTAAATCTATTCAAAGAATATTGTTAGATTCGTATAATAGAGcaaaaaaagttttaagTCAACATACTGATGAGTTACATAGAGTTGCTTCTGCATTAGTCGAATTCGAAACCTTATCAAATGAAGAAATTAAATTGGCTATGCAAGGAAAAAATGATCAAATACGAAAAAATAGAgaattaaaacaaaaggAATATAATTTGAAGGACAACAGAgtttcataa
- a CDS encoding conserved oligomeric Golgi complex subunit 6, putative, translated as MNIKINNDLDFNVSCDKYKDEFENLKSYKSNFNKYDVLYNDIDIESKKLKEYKDRIQMISENSFTLFEDIKIKLENFNKLNEEKENIISQCCEMTKGIVGEISKLKEKKFNIQKKEIICERILEEYSLSPLCYNNLTDIKISLNMEFFEHLKQFECTKESIAKLLSENSSDKLDKFYSKHYNKILNKACKKICLHVIREDNKLYITNTNFIDLLLFPNNEEHENKKNMIKNHMDNFSPLTKLCYKIITENIEYFNICLNNFIHLKKKLLTKKYNYLISNKDKLYLNTSLEVVDIKYDSLQNFKYFFSVMYYLITLEDIFFRILLLFNFDNKNDTFLYISAHIENMHNNLYNISDTLFVLYKQFIETNINICPKSYQFYYKLFHILDAFVFKLKRFQNSYDGDQEIRKLISKYSIEAFKYNININYDENNHMDTPNLRARNSYLYSTSDKTSHYNKINKNMNENNRYIDSLNLSSTIKPQGAKHENDSDINKRETAEKRDDSYQLEYDEENDEINSSFIEKNEVDNNLTTKDVKEKNESNKKDVKKDNSEIINKLNEKKNSLEKYNCKILNYTQKIQKKIENEFIALWQHDVVTFYIDNIKKIENNYFDNSRIYIKKILNSLNDLYSIYKNSVLFNTNNKDQNFQNVLDITINPLINNSLKCKNQSGEIDYHIFIINIFIFIQENIKSFEGSTKYCDLLTIIINEQKEKILHFEKDNLISYLKIDKINKKTKSNNLEETKSIIDNFYKFVFSENFNNFNIINQIESNEFKENIKLEIFRHIYKEYESIYEIYLNDGILIYTPNQIKEVFLKNYDP; from the coding sequence atgaatataaaaataaataacgaCCTTGATTTTAATGTCAGTTGTGACAAATATAAAGACGAGTTTGAAAATTTGAAAAGTTACAAAAGCAACttcaataaatatgatgtactatataatgatatagaCATAGAATCAAAAAAACTCAAAGAATACAAAGATAGGATACAAATGATAAGTGAAAATTCATTTACACTTTTTGAAGAtatcaaaattaaattagaaaattttaataagttaaacgaagaaaaagaaaatataatttcccAATGTTGTGAAATGACTAAAGGAATTGTAGGTGAAATAagtaaattaaaagaaaaaaaatttaatattcaaaaaaaggaaataatttGTGAGAGGATTTTAGAAGAATATAGTTTAAGCCCTTTATgctataataatttaacagacataaaaatatcattaaaTATGGAATTTTTTGAACACTTAAAACAATTTGAATGCACAAAAGAAAGCATAGCAAAATTGTTAAGTGAAAATTCATCTGATAAGTTGGATAAATTTTACTCAAaacattataataaaattttgaataaagcttgtaaaaaaatatgtttacaTGTTATTAGGGAAGATAATAAACTTTATATAACgaatacaaattttattgatttattattatttcctaataatgaagaacatgagaataaaaaaaatatgataaaaaatcatatgGACAATTTTTCTCCACTAACTAAATtatgttataaaattattaccgaaaatatagaatattttaatatttgtctaaacaattttatacacttaaaaaaaaaattgctaactaaaaaatataattatttaataagtAACAAGGATAAGTTATATCTAAACACAAGTCTTGAAGTAGtagatataaaatatgattctttacaaaattttaaatattttttttctgttaTGTATTATCTTATAACTTTAGaagacatattttttagaatattattgttatttaattttgataataaaaatgacacatttttatatatatccgCACACATTGAAAATATGCACAACAATTTATACAACATAAGTGATactttatttgttttatataagcAGTTTATTGAAacgaatataaatatatgtccTAAAAGTTATCAATTCTATTATAAgttatttcatatattagatgcttttgtttttaaattaaagcGGTTTCAAAATAGTTATGATGGTGACCAAGAAATTAGAAAActtatatcaaaatattcCATAGAagcatttaaatataatattaatataaattatgacGAAAATAATCACATGGATACACCTAATTTAAGAGCACGAAATTCCTATTTATATAGCACATCTGATAAAACATCccattataataaaataaataaaaacatgaaCGAAAATAATCGTTATATAGATTCTTTAAATCTAAGTAGTACTATAAAACCCCAAGGTGCTAAACATGAAAATGACagtgatataaataaaagagaAACTGCAGAAAAAAGGGATGATAGTTATCAGTTAGAATATGAcgaagaaaatgatgagATAAATTCCTcatttattgaaaaaaatgaagttgataataatttaacaaCCAAAGATGTgaaggaaaaaaatgaaagtaataaaaaagatgttaaaaaggataatagtgaaataattaataagttaaatgaaaaaaaaaatagtttagaaaaatataattgtaaaatattaaattatactcaaaaaatccaaaaaaaaattgaaaatgagTTTATTGCATTATGGCAACACGATGTTgtaacattttatatagataatatcaaaaaaatagaaaacaattattttgataattcacgaatttacataaaaaaaattttgaattcTCTAAATGATCTATACTcgatatataaaaacagtGTATTATTTAACACCAATAATAAGgatcaaaattttcaaaatgtgCTTGATATTACCATTAATccattaataaataactccttaaaatgtaaaaacCAAAGTGGTGAAATTgattatcatatatttattataaatatatttatatttatacaagaaaatattaaatcatTTGAAGGGTCAACAAAATACTGTGACTTGttaactattattattaatgaacaaaaagaaaaaatattacattttGAAAAAGACAATTTAATAAGTTATTTAAAGAtagataaaattaataaaaagacaAAATCAAACAACTTAGAAGAAACAAAATCTATTAtagataatttttataaatttgttttttctgaaaactttaataattttaatattataaaccAAATTGAATCCAATGAATTcaaggaaaatataaaattagaaatatttcgtcatatatataaagaatacGAAAGtatttatgaaatatatttaaatgatggcatattaatttatacacctaatcaaataaaagaagttttcttaaaaaattatgacccttaa